Within Seriola aureovittata isolate HTS-2021-v1 ecotype China chromosome 12, ASM2101889v1, whole genome shotgun sequence, the genomic segment TATACTGACGAATGTTGTCTTTTCATTGGTGGAGCTGAGGCATCTTACTCCCCATATTGTACATGAGCATACAAGTGTACGATTCCAGTTTCTCcattttttcacataaatatGGCAGTAGAGCTATgcctttatttatatatatacacatacacacacatattcagtaCTGCACTGAACCTTCTTGGCATCGAGTGTACAGGTTCACAACATATTGTGCCGTCTATCCTGTTCCACTCCTGGAGGGCGACCTCCTCGAGAGCCTTGATGTTTGAGGTGGAGTGCTGCTCCGCTTGTCTCTTGTTCGGGGTCATTGTCATGTTGAACAAGTGTCCGTCGACCCAGAGTGTGGAGAGAGGGTAGCATCTTCTCTTTCAGGATTTTGCAGTTGCAGTACAACTCCCCAACCCCTTCAGCTATCATAAATCCCCATATAAGAACCACCGTCGtacttcactttcactttctcaaAAAAACTCCCCAGGTGAAAGCTTACAACGACGACCTGGACGTTTCCTATCCTTTCTGAAGTCcttcctttttatatttctgtatcaCTTTTGACTTCTGACTCATCCTCTTGTACCCTCGCCCCTTTCTGTGCAGTGAAATAATTCTGTTGCTCAAGTCTCCAGACTATTCCTTCTCAAGTGGTGCCGTTTTTGTCAGCATTAAGTCTGAGAGTGACTCAGTGGGTTAGGTGCCACTTTAATTGTCAACCAGTTACACCTGTTTGAGTGGGATGGTTCAACAGACTCACCAGGTGATTCTGATGACCTTAACGagcaccaaaaaaaacatctcattaAGTCTTAGAACTTGAAGTCTTGTAACTTTCAGGAGGGTGTACTCATTTTTGCAACATGTACTTTTACTATTTTGACAAGAAAATCATATTGTCCTGTTTAGTGCTGACATACATCATGGGTAACTGATGTAGGAGAGTTCCTGGAATATTATATCATAGAGGAAcccaaatatgttttatttgtaaagaGAAAGCACTGAATTTGTTGGGTATAAGAGAGGGTGAACACATTTATGCtgtatattgtgtatatatatatatatatatatatatatatatatatatatacatatatatatatacagtatatatacaggGGTATGACATGCAACACAGATATCTCGGCCAGGAGCAAAACCGTGGACATTGTGGTTACATAGTTTACTCATTGTTCTTATGGACACAGATCAATGGTTGGTGGccaggttattttttttatttaatttattttctatcaaaataagatttttttttttgatacacaaaactgaaataatttgaCTAAAACCTGCAGTACATCTAGCACCACGGTAACGAGAGGATGTGCTGTAGTCCTCTGAGACTTAAAGTCGttatccttttttcttttaataatctACCAATTTATCCTCTTCCAACAGGAGGTCTTTCACCGCCTGTATCTCATCTACACAGTGGGGTACTCCATTTCTCTGGGATCGCTCATGGTGGCCGTAGTCATCTTGGGATATTTCCGGTGAGTCGATGCTGTCACTGGTAGTTTTTCAATCAATCCTTTCAACCACAAACGTCCTCAGGAGAGAGATTTATACACAGGGTCAGAAATGAAGGTGAGAGCAATTGCAGAAGGGATCAAAACAGGCAGACTAAATGTTTAATGGCATGATGGCACGATGAACACACCGGTTTCTCACCACGCCATGTTATCAGTCTGAAACATACAGCGAAGCAGAGAGCATATTAGTTTCACGATGActtaatggagaaaaaaagaaaaagaggctTTATCGTGAAATCATGCAACTGTCCCTCCCTGCGTGATCATgcaatgtattatattttgtgtCACGGCAACAACACAAAGCATGCAAACTGTATCAGACGCTACctttgacttttactttgacttttaaCAGACTATGATATGTCCACATTTGAGGAGGAGTCTGCCTCCGGGCTAGCAGTAATGCATGCCTCATTGCCTGACATTTAAGgttcttttgttattttcatgctGATTTCaagttttgacaaaaaaacagccaaCGCTTGGATATTGATTTTGTAATTCCGCCAAGCTTAGATATACTGCATTTCGCTTCTTTGCCTTTCGCAGAAACATGTAAAGTAGATAAATAAGTTctttgaaaatgtgaagaatTGAGAGTACACACTCAGAtataagggttttttttcttcacggCTGATTAATGCAGGACAGATTTGTCATTATTTGCTCATTTTCGTTGAGCATAGGGAGTATCAGGAATCGATGTGAAGGCGCTGTTTACCAATGCTCCCACCGGCATGACTTACTGTACAGGCAGGCAGTCAGAAAGCTTTAGGAACGCTCCCAACTGGCACCAGGAAATCTACAGGTCAAATGAGTTTAATAAGTTATCCCAAGGGCCCATCTGACATTCTGGCTCTGTGCTTCGGAGCACTCCAGCCATGTCTCCCCTTCAACATGTCAGCTTTTAGACAGGAGCGCTCATAAATGTTTTCTAGGGAGAGAAAAGGGATATTTCACATTAGCAGTTGTGTTCGGTATTTTTCACCAGGGAAATGTACGCTACTCCCACTCCCTGCTCCTGAATCAATCATTTTCTGAGGGTAGCTAGTGAAATGTTCAGCTCGTTAATGAGGCTTTAATAGTTAACAAAGGATACAGTGGGataatttctgtattttgtagAATATTCTAGTTCAAATTGTCTTTTTGAATGTATTAAAAAGCTGGTGAATATTCAGCAATATtaccattgatttttttttacttgactGTGTAATGATGTAACCTTTGCAGCTATTGATCCAGCAACTAGATTCCAATACGGGGGGCATGACCACCACCAAAGGCCCACTCCACAGGAAACTCTCAGACAGGATGTTTTGGGAGAATTTCTTTGACAGATAAACTAAAGCGCTTGTCTGGAAAGGAAATTTGCATGCTTTTCTCAACACATGCTtgcaattttgtttttacagctcaCTTTGAGCCCAGCATTTCAATATTTGTGCGTTTCAAGCCCCTAAATCTCAAGAATGTGTTATAGTCAGCGTGGAATTCAGCTGGCTCTAATTAGGATgagtattgtttgtgtgtgtgtgtgtgtgtgtgtgtgtgtgtggttctgcgtgtgtgtgtgggggtgtgtgggtgtgcgtgtgaAAATACTTACAGACAATTAAATGAAGGTGTGCCAGCCCACAcgtacacacccacacacacacacacccacacacacaaacacaaacgcacaatCTTCAGCAGATCTATCTTCTGACCTTGTGTCTCTTGTTTGCTTTGTCCCCCAGACGATTACACTGCACCAGGAACTACATCCACATGCACCTATTTGTGTCCTACATGCTTAGAGCCATCAGTATTTTTGTGAAAGATGTCGTGCTCTACTCTGGATCGGCCCTAGAGAACATGGAAAGAGTCACAGTGGAAGACCTCAAGTCCATCACTGAGGCTCCACCAgccaacaaaacacagtttgtaAGTAAACGCACTTTACACTTACAGTATAGATGGGGTCAACATAAAGCACTGTGTCCTTGAAAAATACTcactgaatttcttttttaagattattttttcagtgCTTATGCCATAACATGGAACAAGGCATATTAAACATacagttatttctgtttttctgcagacAATAGAGAATAATAATATGTATCATCAATGATGGCATGACATGCACTGATCATTTCATTTGTAGCGTAGTTTGGCGTTAAACATTTTGCTTCCAAAGAGGAAGTGGTATTTTGCAGAGTCTCACCTGCTTTTCCAGAGCCGGAGCAAATAAACTGTACTATTTGTCACCATGCCAAGCTTTTACTAGGCCAGTACTTGGCTTTCCCTTTCAGAGTCAAGTTTAAAAAATGGGTGAAGACTGGGTACTTTTCACGCATGCtttaacatgcaaacaaacaatttgTGCAATATATTTAGTGGACACTTTTATCCCGTGGCTCTCCAAACTGAGTTACATTAGATTAGAAGTGGTTTGTTAGAGTAGGTGACATACTGTACGGGAACACAATGGAGGAAGGTACTGTACATTGTTTTTGCTGTATAAAGCAGCCCAGTGAAAACCTTATCCTAaggctactgtagaaacatcaATACAAATGTGAAGTTCACGGATTATACTGTAGGCAGGGGGCGGCACAATGATTAGCACcgtcgcctcacagcaagaaggttttGGGTTCGGGCcctttttgtgtgttgtttgcgCCGAGTACGCCCGGATTCCTTCCCCCCTGCACGTTCGTTGAATTactctaaattgcctgtaggtgtgaatgtgagagtgaACAACCCCCCACAACGCCTCATTTGAGGGTCACGGGGTTAATTGACAACaggttaattggcgactctaaATCGCCCataagtgtgaatgtgagcaggaataattgttttgtctctgtgattTACTGGAGACCTGTTCAGGGTGTTTGGTGCTAAAattaggtttttatttattcacctTCCATTTTCAAACCTAGCTTCATTTGATGACAGCACAGGGTTTGCAACAATAACTCGCTAACACAGGAACTCACTAATCAGCAgctttgtaaatatatttcagtcCTGACTTACAGAAAGATAATGGTTATAGGAACAAATCTATTCAATCACAGATCTTTGTCTCCATTAAAGGGGTGAAAGCACGACTAAAAAGCTGCCCCAtggcaaccccccccccccccgctgttGCCCAACAATGCTTGTTAGAATACACACTGATGAGAAAAGGTAGATATGAAAATTATAAGACTGGTAATCAGCACAGGAACAGACGGTGCTGAGTCTAATAATCATGGCATGACAATAGAGCAGTGAGGAGGCTGACTTTAACTGGAGCCCAATCGATGGCTGACTAAATCATTATGGGCTCCTGAGACTTCCACACATCCTGTCAATAGAACAGCACATAATACTAACTGGATTATTATGAACCTCTGTTCAAACACAAATAAGCTATAATGagataaaatgtcactgtcaatattttatattaaaggcACTGTTTAAGGAAACTCATTTTGAAGCAAGACGtgtatttatttaagtttttttttttttttttttcagtttaattcaatCAATAACTTGTGTGATGTGTCTCCCGATTTTCACTGCACTCCAGTACAAGCCAGCGAGGCCCAGGGGAAATTCACATGGTCCAAAGAGCAATTTAAAACATATAACTTTTAACACAAAAGCTGCAGCTTGCTGCTGTGACACCTCCAGTTTTCATGTTGCATCACCCCAGCCAATCAGCTGGAATGAATCGTCCATGTCAAACAccaattttcatttatttccttttcttgtgAAGTGCCAAACACGCTAAATGACAGCTGGAAACTCTTGTGAAGACTTGTTAACCATGTGTTATACTGTGATAATGCCCTTAATTTCAAAACTGGCTCTTATACATGAAAAAGTGTTTAACTAGTTTTGcatgtgtaaaaatgaaagtggTTTCAAACAATGAACTCAGATGAAAGTTTGGTCCTCCATGAGTGTAGATAATGAATCAAGCCTCTGTGCCAGAGAGAAATAACAGGTTGTGAATAACATGGGCATAAGGgccattttaaatgtgttaatttcaGGGTGAGTTTACTGTAGGCTGATGCTCACACTTTAGGATTGGACTGCAAGGAGAGCCAAGAAGCATATTATCTATTCTGCGAGCACAAGTACATTATGTCCCTTCTCTATATATCTTTGCTTCATGTGTGGTATATTTGCTCTAGATACACTTGAgtaggaaataaataatattataaattaACGTGaagttctgtttttcttttcttaaatgtCATAGCCTTTACATTTATTAGAAACAAAGCATTTTAAAAGCAGATCATTATCTATAGGTTTTACGTTGATACTGGATGATTCTCCAATACACAGTACACAGCCCATCCAATACATCCACACCACCCTTCCTTGCCAATGAAAGAAGCACAGCTTGTTGTTTATGCAGTGTCGTGAAAGGTCAAGTTAGTGAGGTCAGGGCAACACATGGATGTAAAGCATTCACCTTACGAAAGGTTAGTGCCCTGCTTCAGAACAGCAATAAATGTGGGCTTTCAACAGTGATTAACAATGATGAatgatctttttcttcttttcctcttttactttttGAGCCGTAACTACAGTGTGTAGTTGACATGCACAGGTATTATAGGAACAATTGTTAACAAGtgtaagagtctacagccacatGGTAAAATGctcacaaagaaaatgctaacaTGGTGATGTTTAGAGGGTAATATTTACCATTagtttagcctgttagcctgttagcatggtAACATACTAATTAGTGcaacaaagtacagctgaggttgatgggaatgtcattagatTGCAGATGTTTTgtcataaatgaaaaaattcaaaaagtaaaaaacatttgacctaatgatggtgctagatgaaaagtcagaggatctaCAAAGTCATTACATTTTTTCCTCTTGGGCTCTTTAATATCTTTAACAAATTTGTTGTCAAGATATTTTCTCTCAAAACCAGAAAAGTAAAACTTCAACCTGCCGGTGCTACGGATACAATCAGATAACATTACTGACCTTGAGTCATATAAGGAATCCTTGGGGAGCACGTTTCAAAAAGAATTAAGACAAAAGATAAAAGAGACACAAGGCAAGACACATAAGGGATGAACACAAAATAAGACgaatgaaaactgaataaaacaaataatagtaaacaaaaaaaacaaaaatagtaaaagacacaagcaaagagaaaagtgttAAGCTTTGATTTAAAAGAGCTGAGAgctcaaaaacatcattctTTCTTGGTCTCAGTGAAGACTTTAGCAGCAGCATTCTGAACCTGAATGAATGGATTATACTGTATTTCAGGTTACATCAGGGTGTGTGTATTCAGTAATCTGAATACATTCCCCACTTCCAGAAATGCGTTGTTCACTCGCAGCTGTTTAATGTTGTGTGTAACTGCAGTGTGggtgttattgtgttttaaagggtgtgttgtgtgttgttggagTCTTTGGGCTCCTTCCGGACTGTATTCCCCGACAGCTGTGCTCCCTGCAGACTGAATCAGAATTAATCAACGTAATTACATTAAGTGGAAGATTATGAAAAAGCATCAGTCTTGTCTGCAGTTCGAGCTCAAATCTCACTGGCTTTACTGTGGCGCTACTGCAGGATTGTGAGAAAAAGCATTTCAACAAGTATTCAGCAGGTGTGATGTTTTGTCAGTGTGGGGATTGATTGCATCTGTTCTCCTTGTGTCCTCTTTGTGTCTAGATTGGCTGCAAGGTGGTCGTGACCTTGTTCATGTACTTTCTGGCGACCAATTACTACTGGATCCTCGTAGAGGGTCTGTACCTTCATAGCCTCATCTTCATGACCTTCTTCTCAGACAGAAAGTATCTATGGGGATTTACTCTGATTGGTTGGGGTGAGTCCCGCTTCATTTACATTCCGCCTGCATGCACGTGATTACAATATGAATATTAGGCTTACTGCCATGCGAATTAAATATTATGTAAGGTATTTAATTTTTGATGGTCTAATAAGTATGCAAAGAagtttgaagaaaaataaaatgggagGCACTGTCAAGTCTCTTGctgatattttattgataaGCAAATGAAGACAGTGGAAAActgtgtaaagacacacactcatgaatATGGGCTTTACAGTTCCTGCATTGTACACACTGTGCGTATAAGTTACATAAGCACAGCGCATACAATGTGGATGCTGTGTTCCCCAGGTTCTACCTACCTAGCAAATTATGGACTTATTTTGGAATCTTTTAAAGTACTttcttaagttttttttttttttttaattattgtaatattttattttctcttttatttctcaggAGTACCGGCTATGTTTGTGACAGTTTGGGCAACTGTGAGAGCCATGTTTGCAGACACAGAGTAAGTGATCTGCATAAATAATGAGACATTATTCTTGTTAAACGTAATGCAGAAATACTAAGGTCATTGGTTTCTTAAGGCAAAGGGGGCACGTGCAAACAGAGTCAATGATGAAGTAAGTTTTGCAGCAGTGGTTTTATTTTGCTGAGTGTCTGTGGAAAGTTTCCTTCAACAAAAATAACTGTCCACGCAATGATGTATAAACCGGTCTAAATTCTGAAGGCTTAAATGGTGAAATTTAAATATATCAGTATTTTCCTACCAAACATACCTCAAGCTTCTGTAGTAAAGGTTGAGGACAGGGTTGAAAGCTGAGGAAAAAGAACTTAAGTGGAGTCACATCCTACTTCTGAATGGCTGCCTCAGGCAATCTTACTGGACCCACAACCCCTTCTGACTGGCACTATCTGCCACCTCCACATTGGTACCGTACCATGGTCGAGCACTGAGGAATCTGGAGCTGAGAGCTTACAGCTAAGCTGGTATCCAGCAGCTGTCTAGTGGAACTAAACCACATATTTCGTTGTCAGCAGTAGAGCAGCAGCATAACAGCTTCATGggcaagaaaacaaaccaaGCATGCTAATAACCACAGCTCGGTCATTGGTAGTATGGAGTAAGAAGTAATGGTAGGCATTTGGTTAAAAATTCCAATCTATCGACTATGGGTGTCGTATTGGTTAAAACTGACCTAAATCAAGCATGATCTATGCTTTTTGTCAAAAGATCTATGAATCTTTCTTGCTGCTAAAAGCCACACATAGACAGGAATAAATACAGAGGAGATGACCTCAATGTCCTCGGTGGTAGCTTAAGGCACAGATTTTGTTATTTCAATTCATTGgcacaaagtaaaaaatttTTTCCAGAACTGCAAAAGCCTTGAACATGAAGGCCAAATTCTGGGGTAATGAATCAATTCATTAGGGATTAAGGCTGGAATCAAATcatgtaaacatttattttgacgAATTGAATTCATGTCTGTATGGCTTCATATGATACTTGTGTCTAGCACTTTCAGATGAATCTAAATGGAGTCAGTGACCTGGCTGAATCTCTATCTGATGGCAGTGATCATTAGAGACACCAGAGTGGAACAGAGGGATCCTGGATCATCACATCTGCCACCTTGATCCTTACTTATCTCTCGCTGAtccctgtgttgttgtttatctgCTGCAGGTGTTGGGACTTAAGTGCAGGCAATTTGAAATGGATATATCAAGTGCCTATCCTGGCGGCTGTAGTGGTGAGTACGCGCTCGCTGTTTGCACCTTTCCCCTGCTGCGCGGGAAATGACAGTGTTTCACTGCACCTGTGGCATAACAGCTGTTGGATAAGACACCTTATTATGTTTCCAGTGACACCCAAtcatatatttgtgtttctattttttttccaggttaattttatgttatttctgAACATCATCAGAGTCTTGGCAACTAAATTACGAGAAACAAACGCTGGAAGGTGTGACACAAGGCAACAGTACAGGTACTGAGGACTAGCATTgtgcaaaattattattttcaattcaAAATTTTACTAGAGCAGCTGcttattttgattaattcatcATATCACATATTAATATCCTGCACCACCGCCAGCATGATGAAGCCATGAATGATGAGGCAGGATCGAAAATTGCAGCGAAGATTGCAGTGATACATAATAATGACCCTTCACTGTCATGAACCAAAGGCTGCAAGTAATGATTGTTATCATTACAGATTAATCAGCCTcttattatgtattatgtaatCTATTTTATAATCTCAACGAGTaatagaaaatagtaaaaaatgcTGTTGTCAGTTAGAGGGTCTCAGGTGACGgtctttaaattgcttgtttcaTGTGACTCACAGATTTTGAATTTTATAAagactttaaatgaaaaataaaaggagcagatcctcacatttgaaaagatggaaacagagaatgtttagcatttttgctCAATAAATGACTTAAAGTTCACTTAAActtaaacaacagaaaagaattGAAGTAATGggactaattaattaatcaactaattgttttaACACCAAACCAGAAATAATTTTTTGCTTAAGTGAAGCCATAAAAAGTGAAGCAATAgttaaacaaaatgaatgaatgaataattgaatTAACATGCACAAATTAGATGCTTTAGTTCTATAATGTGCTGAAGGTTGACCGTATAATATTTTGTTAAGATTACAAAAACGTTCCTCTGCTGTTACAGAAAACTGCTGAAGTCCACGCTGGTGCTGATGCCACTGTTTGGTGTCCACTACATCATATTCAACGCCATGCCGTACACAGAGGTGTCTGGAGTTCCCTGGCTGATCCAGATGCACTATGAGATGCTGTTTAACTCCTTCCAGGTGAAGCTGCTGCGGTAGAAATGTTACTTTCAGCTCTGCGGGccattaatattaatgtgtcCTTTCAAGCTGAACAAATCTGACTGACCTGATGAGGATTTTACATGTCCTCAAGGTCGACATGTCTTtatcactgaaaacactgtcagCGACTCGTTAATAAAAGGAAGAGGGATCAATTATCTATTAGTTACTTTATGATGAGGTATTTGGTTGCAGTTGGATCTTAATTAagataaagaggaagagaagggtgGCTGATGATTTAAAATACCATAGGAAATATCAATGTATACGGcttaaatgtcatattatctCCACACTAAAGATATCTCTTATCTTCTCTTTTCCAGGGATTCTTAGTTGCAATTATATACTGCTTTTGCAACGGAGAGGTAAGGACTCATAAAGTTttgcattttacagtaaaaactcCTGCATCATATTTAAGCTCTTTCGTGGCTAAATAACTTCTTCTCTTCAAAGGTTCAAGCTGAGATCAAAAAGTCCTGGAGCAGGAGAACTCTGGCACTGGACTTCAAAAGAAAAGCTCGGAGTGGCAGTAACACTTACAGCTATGGACCTATGGTATCACACACCAGTGTTACCAACGTCACCGCCAGAGGACCGCTGGCCCTCCACCTCACCACGAGGCTGGGACCGGTGCCTGTGAACGGGCACAGGAACCTCCCCGGGTACGTGAAGAACGGCTCCGTCTCAGAGAACTCGATACCTTCGTCGGGACAGGAGCTCCACATCCCCGAGGAGGAGCATTCTGCTCACACGCGGCCCTGCGAGGACGAGAAACCCTCGCCCGTGGtcgaggaggagagggagacggTCATGTGACCGCTGTGTATAGGGatgaaaactggaaaacaaacaaacaaaaaaaaaaacaaatcataacaCAGTCTCAGGATGGTctgccagttttttttctcctgtgaatCGAGCCAGAACTTTGGCAACTGATGAGGCTcaaggtaacaaaaaaaaaaagaaaaaaaagaaaaaagggtgtATCACTTTTGTGAGCTGGGCCACCTTTATTTGAGGGATGATGACCCTCATTGTTGTGGCAAACACTCTCAACTCTTTCAACAACCACCTGCCACAGTGAATGTGTAAAAGGCTGAAAACAGACTGCCGTTTCTTATTTCTTTCCCACTGCCATCgagttttctgtttgcttttttggCAGATGTCTTGTTGCTCAGCTCTTGTGCATAAATCAAACTGAGGTTAGTTAGTTGCAGTAGTTGCCAGGAACAGCCTTAATCACCTATGTAAAGCCAGGTGGATTTTGAGTGCACTTAGTGGCACATGTGTGGGCAATTTCATCAGCAAGGTTTCACATTAAGTCAGTGTGAGTAGACGACGTGTGGGCTCGGCTtccaaaaaaattattaatgcTACTATTTTGAGGGatctgttcatgttttctgGCACGGTTTCTCATTTGTTCTGCATTGACTTAAATCCACTTCAGTGTAAAAGGGAAGGTACTCAGGTAATTGAAGTCCTCTGTTGTTGCACACCTATTTTTATACGTTTAAAGTGGTGTTTTAGCATGGTCAGCATTTCTCTCCAGAGGATGTTGGTAGGTTATATAAGGCTGTGTTAAAATATTcttgttttcaaaaaaacgttGTACAGTCTCTGCTGTTTAGAAAGACCCGGTATTCATCTCTCTGATTGCAACAGATTTCGAAGAGTTCAAATGAA encodes:
- the pth1r gene encoding parathyroid hormone/parathyroid hormone-related peptide receptor, which translates into the protein MGSALLLHNLDFLLISLLSSLCLVYADDVLTKEEQIGLLFKAKRTCEGNIKSKHKIPDGFCSPEWDGIVCWPEGPPGKLISTACPEYIYDFNHKGLAYRRCDNNGTWELATINKTWANYNECAKFLYHYNHSHEKEVFHRLYLIYTVGYSISLGSLMVAVVILGYFRRLHCTRNYIHMHLFVSYMLRAISIFVKDVVLYSGSALENMERVTVEDLKSITEAPPANKTQFIGCKVVVTLFMYFLATNYYWILVEGLYLHSLIFMTFFSDRKYLWGFTLIGWGVPAMFVTVWATVRAMFADTECWDLSAGNLKWIYQVPILAAVVVNFMLFLNIIRVLATKLRETNAGRCDTRQQYRKLLKSTLVLMPLFGVHYIIFNAMPYTEVSGVPWLIQMHYEMLFNSFQGFLVAIIYCFCNGEVQAEIKKSWSRRTLALDFKRKARSGSNTYSYGPMVSHTSVTNVTARGPLALHLTTRLGPVPVNGHRNLPGYVKNGSVSENSIPSSGQELHIPEEEHSAHTRPCEDEKPSPVVEEERETVM